From the genome of Rhodoligotrophos appendicifer, one region includes:
- the secD gene encoding protein translocase subunit SecD, which translates to MYFARWKIIAIFAVILLGVITALPNLLPADVRERMPAWLPSKTMNLGLDLQGGSQVLLEVDRADLVSQLTNQLMGDIRQVLRDERIGYTGLGRSGTQVSLRIRNSADVEKAITNIQELAQPVSTGLFADGTAVNSADVTRDGDRIIVNFTDAGLTARINRAVQQSIEIVRRRVDALGTTEPSISRQGADRIEVQVPGLQDPSRLKELLATTAKLQFRLLCEEQPQSATPSSAPVGCDLLYSTDEPKVPYFVQTSSRSTVEGEDLTDSQPGFDQQGGEPIVSFRFNQRGAQRFGELTQRNVGRPFAIVLDNEVISAPRINEAILGGTGQISGNFTVEEANDLAIVLRSGALPAKLQIVQESSVGPSLGADSVRAGMIASIVAVVAVVIFMVIGYGLFGVFANIALIANLILLFGILSLLQATLTLPGIAGIVLTIGMAVDANVLIYERIREEQRLGRTPVAALNAGFDRALATIMDSNVTSLIAALVLFGMGSGPIRGFAITLALGIVTSMFTAFTLTRLIISWWFSRARPKAIPL; encoded by the coding sequence ATGTATTTCGCCAGGTGGAAGATTATCGCCATCTTTGCCGTCATCCTGCTCGGCGTGATCACTGCTCTGCCGAATCTACTTCCCGCCGACGTAAGGGAAAGGATGCCGGCATGGCTGCCGAGCAAGACCATGAATCTCGGTCTCGATCTCCAAGGTGGCTCCCAGGTGCTTCTGGAGGTCGATCGCGCTGATCTCGTCAGTCAGTTGACCAACCAATTGATGGGAGATATTCGGCAGGTTCTGAGGGATGAGCGCATCGGTTATACTGGTCTGGGCCGCTCAGGAACGCAGGTTTCACTCCGAATCCGCAACTCCGCCGATGTTGAAAAGGCAATTACGAACATCCAGGAATTGGCGCAGCCTGTAAGCACTGGTCTTTTCGCCGATGGCACAGCCGTGAATTCAGCGGACGTCACTCGAGATGGCGATCGCATTATCGTCAATTTTACCGATGCTGGATTAACAGCTCGGATCAATCGAGCCGTTCAGCAATCCATTGAAATCGTTCGCCGGCGCGTTGACGCCCTGGGGACGACGGAGCCGTCGATTTCTCGTCAAGGCGCGGATCGAATTGAAGTCCAGGTTCCTGGCTTGCAGGACCCCTCTAGGCTGAAGGAGCTTCTTGCCACCACCGCCAAGCTCCAGTTCCGGCTCTTGTGCGAGGAGCAACCACAATCCGCCACGCCGTCCAGCGCTCCGGTTGGTTGCGATCTCCTTTATTCAACTGACGAGCCGAAGGTCCCCTATTTCGTTCAGACATCAAGTCGCTCGACGGTTGAAGGGGAGGATCTTACGGACTCTCAGCCAGGGTTTGATCAGCAGGGTGGTGAGCCGATTGTTTCCTTTCGGTTCAACCAGCGCGGTGCTCAACGCTTTGGCGAGCTGACGCAGCGCAATGTTGGACGCCCATTCGCCATTGTGCTCGACAATGAGGTGATCAGCGCCCCCCGCATAAATGAGGCGATCCTCGGCGGCACCGGCCAGATCAGCGGAAATTTCACGGTTGAGGAGGCCAACGACCTAGCCATCGTTCTTCGCTCCGGAGCTCTTCCTGCGAAACTTCAGATTGTTCAGGAAAGCAGCGTCGGGCCAAGCCTGGGTGCCGATTCCGTTCGCGCCGGTATGATTGCCTCAATCGTAGCCGTGGTCGCAGTTGTGATCTTCATGGTCATTGGCTATGGGCTCTTCGGGGTATTTGCCAATATCGCATTGATTGCGAATTTAATCCTGTTGTTCGGCATCCTGTCTCTACTGCAGGCAACACTGACGTTGCCGGGAATAGCCGGCATTGTTTTGACAATCGGTATGGCTGTCGATGCGAATGTTCTGATCTATGAGCGGATTAGAGAGGAGCAGCGCCTGGGCCGGACCCCGGTTGCGGCCCTCAATGCAGGGTTTGACCGAGCCCTTGCAACCATCATGGATTCCAATGTGACCAGCCTCATCGCTGCGCTTGTTTTATTCGGCATGGGTTCTGGTCCAATAAGGGGATTTGCAATCACGCTGGCGCTGGGCATCGTAACCTCAATGTTTACGGCCTTCACGTTGACCCGCCTGATAATTTCGTGGTGGTTCTCGCGCGCCCGCCCCAAGGCAATTCCGCTTTAA
- the yajC gene encoding preprotein translocase subunit YajC — translation MFITPAYAQGIAAPSSDFLVSMLPLVAIFVIFYFLLIRPQQRRAKQHQEMVTNIRRGDTIVTTGGLIGKVSKVIDEREIQVEIAENVRVRVVKSMVGEVRVKGEPAKDESPST, via the coding sequence ATGTTCATCACGCCGGCCTATGCGCAAGGCATTGCAGCCCCCTCCAGTGACTTTCTGGTGTCGATGCTTCCGCTGGTTGCGATCTTCGTGATCTTCTATTTCCTGCTGATCCGGCCACAGCAGCGGCGAGCTAAGCAGCACCAGGAGATGGTGACCAACATTCGTCGCGGCGACACCATCGTGACCACTGGGGGACTGATCGGCAAGGTATCCAAGGTGATCGACGAGCGCGAGATTCAGGTTGAAATCGCCGAGAATGTTCGCGTCCGCGTGGTCAAAAGCATGGTCGGTGAGGTTCGCGTAAAGGGTGAACCCGCCAAGGACGAGAGTCCCTCGACATAA
- a CDS encoding phytoene/squalene synthase family protein, whose product MSSGEEAARYCFDLVREVDKDRFLAALFADDEKRPSLLALYAFDIELRRIRDLVSEPMLGEIRLQWWADALDRSFNGATGDHPVLEALAPALSSGAIGRTGPANLIEARRFDLYDDPMPSQNDLEGYLGDTSSALMQMAALTLIGKDADSCAEVSGLAGVAFGLTSLLRAMPLLRSRGQCFLPQDLLASHGMTVAHVLSGRWDGPMQAAVSDLVSLARRRLDEARSHVRKVPEAALPAFLPAALVPEYLRQLTRGSRNPLKITSDIGPVRRQWQLWRSARRKTF is encoded by the coding sequence ATGAGCTCCGGAGAGGAAGCGGCAAGGTATTGCTTCGACTTGGTGAGGGAAGTGGACAAGGATAGGTTCCTCGCGGCCCTATTTGCCGACGATGAGAAGCGGCCGTCACTCCTTGCCCTGTACGCATTTGACATTGAATTGCGCAGAATTCGAGACCTTGTGTCCGAGCCAATGCTGGGTGAGATCCGTCTGCAATGGTGGGCTGACGCGCTCGACCGCAGCTTTAACGGGGCAACGGGTGATCACCCGGTTCTTGAGGCTTTAGCTCCCGCATTAAGCAGTGGCGCAATCGGACGCACCGGCCCGGCCAATCTCATCGAGGCACGACGCTTTGACCTTTATGATGATCCAATGCCGAGCCAGAATGATCTCGAAGGCTATCTGGGCGACACATCCTCGGCTCTCATGCAGATGGCTGCACTGACCTTGATTGGAAAAGATGCCGATTCATGCGCAGAAGTGAGCGGATTGGCGGGAGTGGCCTTCGGTCTGACCAGTTTGCTTCGCGCGATGCCGTTGCTGCGATCCAGAGGGCAGTGTTTTCTTCCCCAGGACCTGCTTGCAAGTCACGGGATGACGGTGGCGCACGTTTTGTCAGGACGTTGGGATGGGCCAATGCAAGCGGCTGTCTCCGATCTTGTGTCTCTGGCGAGGCGGCGGCTGGATGAAGCGCGGTCGCACGTGCGGAAGGTGCCTGAAGCGGCTCTTCCGGCCTTTCTACCGGCAGCGTTGGTGCCAGAATACCTGCGCCAGCTTACGCGAGGGTCTCGCAATCCGTTGAAGATCACGAGCGACATCGGACCTGTCCGCCGGCAATGGCAATTATGGCGATCAGCTCGGCGAAAAACGTTTTGA
- the mgtE gene encoding magnesium transporter: MEIVERPLTRNEDGDFDASFVQSILSTLDTDDREGVRELVKDLHAADLADLIELLRPDQRAQLVTLLGRKFDPEVLTELDAPVRDALFELLTPRAVSVALGRLDTDDAVYLLEDMDEEEQEQFLRSVPRKERAALKRALDYPEDSAGRLMQTAFVAAPGFWTVGQVIEYMRGDEDVPEQFYEVFVVDPLMHLIGTVDVSRILRSGNEIPLEQIMATEQTTFTVTDEREDVAYKFERYNLVSAPVVDTDGRVVGMLTVDDIVDVIQEEAEEDILRLGGVGDEVITDPVWRTTRSRFTWLLINLFTAILASTVIGAFDATISEMVALAVLMPIVASMGGNAGTQTMTIAVRALATRSLGKLNAVRVVGRECAVGLINGVLFALILGAVVYAWFGSDSLGLVLGAAMVINMLAAALAGILIPLTLDYFDVDPAVSSTVFVTTVTDVVGFFAFLGLASLWLM; the protein is encoded by the coding sequence ATGGAAATTGTTGAGCGTCCTCTCACTCGAAATGAAGATGGCGATTTCGATGCCAGCTTCGTGCAATCCATTCTCTCTACGTTAGATACCGACGACAGGGAGGGTGTGCGAGAGCTGGTCAAAGATCTGCATGCAGCAGATCTCGCCGATCTCATCGAATTGCTGCGTCCCGATCAGCGGGCTCAACTCGTCACTCTTCTTGGAAGAAAGTTCGATCCTGAGGTTCTGACCGAACTCGATGCCCCGGTGCGCGATGCCCTTTTCGAGCTCTTGACGCCCCGGGCCGTGTCGGTGGCTTTAGGCCGCCTCGATACGGACGACGCCGTCTACCTCTTGGAGGACATGGACGAGGAGGAGCAGGAGCAGTTCCTCAGATCCGTACCTCGCAAGGAGCGGGCCGCGCTGAAGCGGGCCCTCGATTATCCGGAGGACTCAGCAGGTCGGCTCATGCAGACCGCTTTCGTCGCGGCTCCCGGCTTCTGGACTGTGGGTCAGGTGATCGAGTACATGCGCGGTGATGAAGACGTACCGGAGCAGTTTTATGAAGTCTTCGTTGTCGATCCTCTCATGCATCTTATTGGGACCGTCGATGTTTCGCGCATCCTGAGAAGCGGAAACGAGATCCCTCTCGAGCAGATCATGGCGACGGAGCAAACGACTTTCACAGTTACGGACGAGCGAGAGGACGTAGCTTACAAATTCGAACGGTACAATCTCGTGTCCGCCCCAGTTGTTGATACGGACGGGCGCGTCGTCGGTATGCTCACGGTGGATGATATCGTAGACGTCATCCAGGAGGAGGCCGAGGAGGATATTCTGCGCCTCGGCGGTGTAGGCGACGAGGTGATTACGGACCCAGTATGGCGCACCACGCGCAGCCGCTTCACTTGGCTCTTGATAAATCTTTTTACGGCAATTCTTGCGTCCACAGTGATCGGGGCTTTCGATGCGACCATCAGCGAAATGGTAGCTCTGGCCGTATTGATGCCGATCGTGGCGTCGATGGGGGGTAACGCTGGCACCCAGACTATGACGATCGCAGTGCGGGCTCTGGCCACGCGCAGCCTTGGTAAGCTCAATGCTGTGCGAGTAGTGGGTCGCGAATGCGCGGTAGGACTGATCAATGGTGTTCTGTTCGCTCTGATCCTCGGCGCCGTTGTCTATGCTTGGTTTGGCAGTGACAGCCTCGGCTTAGTCCTGGGCGCGGCGATGGTTATCAATATGCTGGCTGCAGCTCTAGCGGGCATTCTCATCCCGCTGACACTCGATTATTTCGACGTAGATCCTGCCGTTTCTTCTACAGTGTTCGTAACCACGGTGACCGATGTGGTGGGCTTCTTTGCGTTCCTCGGGCTGGCAAGCTTATGGCTGATGTGA
- a CDS encoding Mth938-like domain-containing protein, with amino-acid sequence MKDDRQVVTPHFPGRAPVDAYGKGGFRFAGMSHRGSILLLPSGIYGWSVSALTDLSPDSFAPVFAEASEIEFLLLGCGLELVRPDGKIRQAFHDNGIRLEPMGTGAAARTYNVLLGEGRSVAAALIAVDDPRST; translated from the coding sequence ATGAAGGACGATCGGCAGGTGGTCACGCCGCATTTTCCTGGACGGGCGCCTGTTGATGCTTACGGCAAAGGGGGCTTTCGCTTTGCGGGGATGTCCCATCGGGGGTCTATCTTGCTGCTCCCCAGCGGAATTTATGGCTGGTCCGTATCGGCTCTGACAGATTTGTCTCCTGATAGTTTCGCGCCGGTCTTTGCTGAAGCAAGCGAGATTGAATTTCTTTTGCTCGGATGTGGGTTGGAGCTTGTTCGGCCTGACGGCAAAATTCGCCAAGCCTTCCACGATAATGGCATCCGCCTCGAGCCAATGGGGACCGGTGCTGCAGCCCGTACCTACAATGTGCTTCTGGGGGAGGGGAGGTCAGTCGCTGCAGCATTGATTGCGGTCGACGATCCGCGGTCCACATGA
- the lipB gene encoding lipoyl(octanoyl) transferase LipB has protein sequence MLDKNIAKEAATRLFRSAPSVEWSVAKGLVEYAAAVDQMEARVAEISAGGAAEQVWLLEHPPLYTAGTSADDRDLLTPARFPVHRTGRGGQFTYHGPGQRVAYVMLDLSKRGQDLRLYVHELENWLIDSLFRFGVTAVTRSERIGVWVTRRDREREIEEKIAAIGIRVRRWVSFHGIALNINPELEHFSGIVPCGVHQHGVTSLADLGISAGMDDVDEVLRAEFEKRFGPTKRS, from the coding sequence ATGCTCGACAAGAACATAGCTAAGGAAGCCGCTACACGCCTATTTCGCTCTGCCCCGTCAGTTGAATGGTCGGTGGCCAAGGGCCTGGTGGAGTATGCTGCAGCGGTCGACCAAATGGAGGCCCGAGTCGCCGAGATTTCTGCCGGCGGAGCCGCAGAGCAAGTCTGGCTCTTGGAGCACCCTCCCCTTTATACGGCCGGCACCAGTGCGGACGATCGGGACTTGCTCACTCCGGCACGTTTTCCGGTCCACCGGACAGGTCGCGGCGGTCAGTTCACCTATCACGGCCCTGGTCAGCGCGTCGCCTACGTCATGCTCGATCTGTCAAAACGCGGTCAAGATCTGCGGCTCTACGTGCATGAGCTTGAAAACTGGCTCATCGACTCCTTGTTTCGGTTCGGTGTAACCGCTGTGACAAGGTCTGAACGCATAGGTGTTTGGGTCACCAGACGGGATCGAGAGCGCGAAATCGAAGAAAAAATTGCTGCGATCGGAATACGTGTTCGGCGCTGGGTGAGCTTCCACGGGATCGCACTCAACATCAACCCTGAACTCGAGCATTTCTCCGGTATCGTTCCCTGCGGCGTCCATCAGCATGGGGTAACCAGCCTTGCTGATCTTGGCATCAGCGCCGGAATGGATGACGTCGACGAGGTTTTGCGCGCCGAGTTCGAAAAACGTTTCGGGCCCACCAAGCGCTCATAA
- a CDS encoding ATP-binding protein, producing MKINENDDLLLTRLERIASALERLSPPAQLQSDLGASEAFIWHASAGLQPVDRVNRVEMNLLRGIDRMRDTLLDNTSRFARGRPANNALLWGARGMGKSSLVKATHAAVNLEVGGVLKLVEIHREDIETLPALMTVIRSNSCYRFIVFCDDLSFDGDDTSYKSLKAALEGGIEGRPENMLFYATSNRRHLLPRDMMENERSTAINPSEAVQEKVSLSDRFGLWLGFHSCSQAEFLEMVEAYALHLKLCINPELLKREAIEWSTTRGSRSGRVAWQFIQDLAGRMDG from the coding sequence ATGAAGATCAACGAGAATGACGATCTGCTTCTGACACGATTGGAGCGGATCGCCTCAGCGCTGGAGCGCCTATCGCCTCCGGCGCAGCTGCAAAGTGATCTCGGCGCCTCAGAGGCTTTCATTTGGCATGCCTCGGCGGGGCTCCAGCCCGTCGATCGCGTGAACCGGGTAGAGATGAATTTGTTGCGCGGCATCGATCGCATGCGCGACACGCTGCTCGACAATACCAGCCGCTTCGCCCGGGGGCGACCCGCCAATAACGCCCTGCTGTGGGGTGCCCGCGGCATGGGTAAAAGCTCGCTCGTCAAGGCTACGCATGCCGCCGTGAACTTGGAGGTCGGCGGGGTGTTGAAGCTGGTCGAGATTCATCGTGAAGACATCGAAACCTTGCCAGCGCTGATGACCGTTATCCGCAGCAACTCCTGCTACCGCTTTATCGTGTTCTGCGATGACCTTTCATTCGACGGCGATGACACATCTTACAAGTCGCTCAAAGCAGCCTTGGAGGGTGGAATTGAGGGGCGCCCCGAGAACATGCTGTTTTACGCCACCTCAAACCGGCGTCATCTGCTGCCCCGCGACATGATGGAGAACGAGCGCTCTACGGCCATCAACCCCTCCGAAGCAGTGCAGGAAAAGGTCTCCTTATCAGACCGATTCGGTCTATGGCTTGGATTTCATAGCTGCTCACAGGCTGAATTTCTGGAGATGGTAGAGGCTTATGCTCTTCATCTAAAGCTCTGCATCAATCCTGAGTTGCTTAAAAGGGAAGCAATAGAATGGTCAACAACTCGTGGCTCCCGGTCGGGGAGAGTCGCTTGGCAATTCATTCAGGATTTAGCCGGAAGAATGGACGGTTAA
- the gyrA gene encoding DNA gyrase subunit A, with translation MADNDRGPSGSEPVPSDVTPISIVEEMKRSYLDYAMSVIVSRALPDVRDGLKPVHRRILFSMHENGYDWNKGYRKSARIVGDVIGKYHPHGDQAIYFALVRMAQDFSMLLPLIDGQGNFGSVDGDMPAAMRYTEVRLAKPAHLLLDDLDKETVAFQSNYDDTEHEPSVLPAKFPNLLVNGAGGIAVGMATNIPPHNLGELVDACVALLANPGISIEEINEIVPGPDFPTAGLILGRSGIRSAYQTGRGSIIMRALVEVETVRKEREALVVTEIPYQVNKASMIEKIADLVREKRIEGIADIRDESSREGMRVVIELRREAVADVVLNQLYRFSPLQTSFGCNMVALSGGRPELLNLKDMLQFFVSFREEVVTKRTKFLLNKARDRAHVLVGLAIAVANIDEVIRVIRTSPDPATARAELMSRDWPAKDMVALVMLIADPRHIVTDGGTIRLSEEQARAILDLRLQRLTALGRDEIGDELQELGGKISDYLDILRSRDRVQTIVRDELQAAKAEFAKPRRTQILDDGFEVEDEDLIAREDMVITVSHSGYIKRVPLSTYRAQRRGGKGRSGVSMKEEDFVSQLFVAHTHTPVLFFSSTGMVYRMKVWRLPVGTPQARGKALVNLLPLKQGENISTILFMPEDAEEAERLNLIFATRSGSVRRNDLADFININRAGKIAMKLEEPGDSIVGVAVATPDDDILLTTANGRCIRFPVHDVRVFAGRTSTGVRGVRLGTDKELGSDKVIAMTVLRHIDATPAEAKAYLKLRRAMRGEEANAGTEIDPELEEGNGEEEGSAEEVSLSQERYALLSAAEQTVLTVSQNGYGKRTSSFEYRVTGRGGKGIIAMAVNRRNGQLVASFPVEENDQIMLVTNGGQLIRCPVHGIRVAGRNTQGVTIFDTADGERVVSVAHVNEDDDDPEEISTAG, from the coding sequence TTGGCCGATAACGATCGAGGACCATCTGGTTCGGAGCCCGTTCCTTCGGATGTGACCCCCATCTCCATCGTCGAGGAAATGAAGCGTTCCTACCTCGATTATGCGATGAGCGTAATCGTGAGTCGGGCGCTGCCTGATGTCAGGGATGGCTTGAAGCCGGTCCATCGCCGCATCCTGTTTTCGATGCACGAGAATGGTTACGACTGGAATAAGGGATACCGAAAGTCCGCTCGTATCGTGGGCGATGTCATTGGTAAGTACCATCCTCACGGTGACCAAGCGATCTACTTCGCTCTGGTTCGAATGGCTCAAGATTTTTCGATGCTGCTGCCGCTGATCGACGGCCAGGGAAACTTCGGCTCTGTGGACGGAGATATGCCAGCCGCGATGCGTTACACAGAGGTCCGGCTGGCGAAACCTGCACACCTGTTGCTGGATGATCTCGACAAAGAGACGGTTGCATTTCAATCTAACTACGACGATACGGAGCATGAGCCCTCTGTACTTCCGGCGAAATTTCCTAACTTGCTCGTCAATGGAGCGGGTGGCATCGCCGTCGGGATGGCGACGAACATTCCCCCGCATAATTTGGGCGAACTTGTTGATGCCTGTGTAGCTTTGCTGGCCAATCCCGGGATCTCGATTGAAGAGATCAATGAAATCGTGCCCGGTCCGGACTTTCCCACCGCAGGTCTCATTCTCGGCCGGTCTGGAATTAGGTCGGCGTACCAGACGGGCAGGGGCTCCATAATCATGCGGGCCCTTGTGGAGGTGGAAACGGTTCGTAAGGAGCGCGAGGCCCTGGTCGTGACGGAAATTCCGTACCAGGTGAACAAGGCCTCCATGATCGAGAAGATCGCCGATCTTGTTCGCGAGAAGCGAATTGAAGGCATCGCGGATATCCGCGACGAATCCTCGCGAGAAGGCATGCGCGTGGTCATCGAACTGCGCCGTGAGGCGGTCGCGGATGTGGTTCTTAACCAGCTCTACCGTTTCTCTCCTCTGCAGACGAGCTTCGGCTGCAACATGGTGGCTCTCTCGGGGGGGCGCCCCGAACTTCTCAACCTCAAGGATATGCTCCAGTTCTTTGTCAGCTTTCGTGAGGAAGTTGTCACAAAGCGGACGAAGTTCCTTCTGAACAAAGCGCGGGACAGAGCCCATGTTTTGGTCGGTCTGGCGATAGCGGTCGCCAATATCGATGAGGTGATCCGAGTAATCCGAACAAGTCCTGATCCTGCAACCGCTCGTGCCGAGTTGATGAGCCGTGACTGGCCTGCGAAGGACATGGTGGCGCTCGTCATGCTGATTGCCGATCCTCGTCACATCGTGACGGATGGCGGCACAATACGCCTCTCTGAGGAGCAGGCGAGGGCCATCCTCGACTTGCGACTGCAAAGGCTGACGGCGCTCGGACGAGACGAGATCGGTGACGAGTTGCAGGAACTCGGCGGCAAGATCTCCGACTATCTCGACATCCTGCGCTCACGCGATCGTGTCCAGACAATCGTACGTGACGAGTTGCAAGCAGCAAAGGCAGAGTTTGCTAAGCCGCGCCGGACTCAGATCCTCGACGACGGCTTCGAGGTCGAAGATGAAGATCTGATTGCTCGCGAGGATATGGTGATCACCGTGTCCCATAGCGGGTATATCAAGCGCGTGCCTCTCTCGACCTATCGTGCGCAGCGGCGTGGCGGCAAAGGCCGCTCCGGTGTCTCGATGAAGGAAGAGGATTTCGTATCCCAGTTGTTTGTGGCCCATACGCACACACCGGTCTTGTTTTTTTCATCGACCGGTATGGTCTACCGCATGAAGGTATGGCGCCTGCCGGTAGGAACGCCGCAGGCGCGCGGCAAGGCACTCGTGAACCTTCTGCCGTTGAAACAGGGTGAGAATATTTCCACGATTCTGTTCATGCCTGAAGATGCCGAAGAGGCCGAACGGTTGAATCTGATCTTCGCCACTCGCTCTGGCAGCGTGCGCCGTAACGATCTTGCAGACTTCATCAATATCAATCGTGCCGGAAAGATTGCGATGAAGCTCGAAGAGCCAGGCGACTCGATCGTGGGGGTCGCCGTGGCTACGCCTGACGATGATATCTTACTGACCACGGCCAACGGGCGCTGCATTCGTTTTCCCGTTCACGATGTGCGGGTCTTTGCCGGTCGCACATCCACGGGCGTTCGGGGTGTTCGGCTCGGAACCGACAAGGAGTTGGGATCCGATAAGGTCATTGCGATGACTGTTCTTCGGCACATAGATGCAACACCGGCGGAGGCGAAGGCCTATCTGAAGCTTCGCCGCGCTATGCGCGGTGAGGAAGCAAATGCTGGCACTGAGATCGATCCAGAGCTGGAAGAAGGCAATGGCGAGGAAGAAGGAAGTGCGGAAGAAGTGTCTCTTAGCCAGGAACGCTATGCACTTCTATCTGCCGCGGAGCAGACCGTTTTAACCGTTTCTCAGAATGGATATGGAAAACGAACTTCTTCCTTTGAGTACCGGGTCACCGGGCGAGGCGGAAAAGGTATCATCGCTATGGCGGTGAATAGACGTAATGGCCAACTGGTTGCCTCTTTCCCGGTCGAGGAGAATGATCAGATCATGCTGGTCACCAACGGTGGTCAGCTCATTCGCTGTCCCGTGCACGGTATTCGTGTTGCTGGTCGAAACACTCAAGGGGTGACGATCTTTGACACAGCTGATGGAGAGAGAGTGGTCTCTGTGGCCCATGTCAATGAAGATGACGATGACCCTGAGGAGATCTCGACGGCTGGTTGA
- the secF gene encoding protein translocase subunit SecF: MRPIRFIPDDTKFQFMRFARIGYALSGFCMIASLVLFFTVGLNYGIDFKGGTLLEIQTKGPADLGNLRRTLSGLELGEVEVQGLGTPNQVMIRIGQQETEQATQESISKVRGALGADVTYNRTEIVGPKVSSELAQVGTISVLVAVVAILIYVWFRFEWQFAIGAVAALIHDVVLTIGLFCVLGLQFNLSIIAAILTIVGYSLNDTVVVFDRIRENLRKYKSMRLIDLIDSSLNSTLSRTVLTAATTFIAMMSLFLFGGEVIRGFTFAMLWGVIVGTYSSIYVATPILLLVGVKRDWSSVTDKAKVAVNNGNASKAKSATMP; the protein is encoded by the coding sequence ATGCGGCCCATCCGTTTCATTCCTGACGACACGAAGTTTCAGTTCATGCGGTTTGCACGGATAGGCTATGCCCTTTCCGGCTTCTGCATGATTGCATCCCTTGTCCTGTTTTTCACCGTGGGTCTCAATTATGGGATTGATTTCAAGGGCGGTACTCTTCTCGAGATCCAAACAAAAGGTCCGGCTGACCTTGGCAACTTACGACGCACGCTGAGCGGCCTGGAGCTTGGTGAAGTGGAAGTTCAGGGCTTGGGGACACCGAACCAAGTCATGATCCGCATCGGCCAGCAGGAAACAGAACAAGCGACGCAGGAGTCGATTTCCAAAGTTCGCGGCGCGCTTGGCGCTGATGTGACATACAACCGAACCGAAATCGTCGGACCAAAGGTCTCATCCGAACTAGCCCAGGTCGGAACAATCTCTGTCCTGGTAGCCGTCGTCGCAATTCTGATTTATGTCTGGTTTCGCTTCGAATGGCAGTTTGCAATTGGTGCCGTTGCCGCTCTTATCCACGACGTTGTGCTGACCATAGGTCTATTCTGTGTCTTAGGACTTCAGTTTAATCTTTCAATTATCGCTGCGATACTGACTATCGTAGGATATTCTCTGAACGATACTGTTGTTGTATTTGATAGAATTCGGGAAAATCTAAGAAAATACAAATCGATGCGGCTGATCGATCTGATCGACTCCTCCCTCAATAGCACTTTGTCGCGCACTGTTTTGACTGCGGCTACGACTTTCATCGCCATGATGTCGCTTTTTTTGTTTGGCGGCGAAGTTATTCGAGGGTTCACGTTCGCGATGCTCTGGGGCGTTATCGTGGGCACCTATTCATCCATTTACGTCGCCACACCTATTCTTCTTTTGGTGGGAGTGAAGCGAGACTGGAGTTCGGTGACCGACAAGGCAAAGGTGGCGGTTAATAACGGGAACGCGTCGAAAGCTAAATCAGCAACGATGCCTTGA